Proteins encoded by one window of Cyclobacteriaceae bacterium:
- a CDS encoding DUF6252 family protein — translation MKKMLPITTLLLLLGTMASLESCDLFEKGQKPKTELEKLPPATQEGKNTFGCLVDGKAWVTKTSIDALSFYQEGVLSITATLINKDFNQGIIIGLFENNLETGEYLLSEYPQMFGLVEDIRNNCDYVTSISYEGKLVITHFDQTNFIISGTFEFEAYSDDCDKIIKVTHGRFDLNYAP, via the coding sequence ATGAAAAAAATGCTTCCGATAACCACTCTTCTGCTGCTGTTGGGCACTATGGCATCACTCGAAAGCTGCGACCTGTTTGAAAAAGGCCAAAAACCCAAAACAGAATTGGAAAAACTCCCCCCCGCAACGCAGGAAGGCAAAAACACCTTTGGCTGCCTCGTAGATGGCAAAGCCTGGGTGACAAAAACTTCGATTGATGCACTTTCTTTTTATCAAGAAGGAGTATTATCAATTACAGCTACTTTGATAAATAAGGATTTTAATCAAGGAATTATAATAGGCTTATTTGAAAACAACTTAGAAACTGGGGAGTATTTATTATCAGAGTATCCACAGATGTTTGGTCTTGTTGAAGACATAAGAAATAACTGTGATTATGTTACATCAATTTCATACGAGGGGAAATTAGTCATTACCCATTTCGACCAAACCAATTTTATTATCTCCGGCACATTTGAGTTTGAAGCATACTCGGATGACTGCGATAAAATTATAAAGGTTACTCACGGACGTTTCGATCTTAATTATGCTCCTTAA